The DNA segment TATTTGAAGAGTATGTAGTCACGGGTCTTGGCAGCAATCTCTATCTTGCCGGTAGAGTGCGACATGGCGAATCTTACGCGTTTGGCCAGGCCTGAGACGCGTGCCTTTGCCTGTTCGACGATATCGTATGCCTCTTCGATCGGGACCGTGAAGTCGCGGTTGCCGAGGGCGGGACGACACTGGAAGGCATAATATGGTATCACGCCCGCGAAGGAGAGTTCACGCCAGAGTTCGGCTAGCACAGCGGGGTTGTCATTGACGCCTCGCAGGACGGGACACTGGTTGTTTACGATTGCGCCGGCGTTCTGGAGTATGTTCAAGCCTTTAACGGCTGTTTCGGTCAGTTCGTTGGGGTGCATGAAATGGGTCATGACATAGATCTTGCGGTCGGGCAGGCTGTACTTTTCGACCATCTTCGCGAGTGATGGATCATCGATGATGCGGTAGGGATTGAAGACGGGGAGCTTGGAGCCGATGCGGATGATGCGGATGTGTTCGATCTTGCGCAGCTCGGCAATGATCATTTCGAGCTTCTCGGTGGACAGTGTCAGCGGATCGCCGCCTGTGAGCAGCACGTTCGATATCTCGGTATGAGTGCGAATATAGTCGAGCATCTCGTCAACGTTGTCGATGCGGTCGTCGCTTGCGTCCATGAATACGCGCTTGCGGAAACAGTACCGGCAAATGCTGTCGCAGGCTTCGCTGACAAGGATTAGTGCGGTTGAGTCGTATTTATGTTCCAGGCCGGGCATGATCTTGTATGCGGCTTCGTTGGAAGGGTCGAGATCGCCCCACTGCTCTAGTTCGGAGTTCTGGGGGATGATCATACGGCGGATCGGGTCGGCTGGGTCGTCCCAGTCGATCAGCGAGAGATAATATGAATTAGTGCGGAATACGAATTTATCGGCGACTGCTTGGAGGTCGGCCTTTTCTGCGTCGCTGAGCTGGGGGATCCGGCTCAGGTCGTTGTAGTATTTCACTTTCCTATCCATCTATTTCCTTTCCTTGCTGTGAAACCATCATTCTTCGTTGTCTGCGTTCCTGGTTTGTTCTGTTTCCGAGTATCGTTTTTCGTATATGTTCTGTCTGCCGAGGACCTGCTTGAAGGTGGCCATTATCAGCCTGAGGTCCAATGAGAGACAGGCATTGTCCACATATTCGACGTCCAGAGCGAGTTTCTGCTCGCGGGTCAGCCCTCCCCTGCCGCTGACCTGGGCCAAACCTGTCAGTCCCGGTTTTACGAGCAGGCGACGCTTCTGTGTTTCGTTCCATTCTTCCATCTGCGAAACGTACAAAGGCCGAGGCCCGACCAGTGTCATATCGCCCTTCAGTACGTTGATCAACTGGGGCAGTTCGTCCAGCGAGTGTTCCCGCAAAAATATGCCGATGCCGGTCAGTCTCGGGTCGCGACCCGATTTGGGGCTTGGCCCGTAGGGATCGGCGTCAAGTCTCATGGTCCTGAACTTGTATATCGTAAAGGGTTTGCCGTTTTTGCCTGCTCGCTCCTGCTTGAAGACAGCAGGGCCTTTACTGGACAACCTTATAGCCACTATTAGAACCAGCAAAACCGGCGAAGCGATCAGAACTGCCGGCAGGGTCAGAACTATATCCATAGCGCGCTTAACAAATAAGTACATTTACGGGCACTCCTAACAGTGTCAATCCCAGAGTTGTCCCCCGCAAACGGCCCTGCCCAAACAGGTCCTGAGCCGATTAAGTATACCGGTTTGGGCACAGCATGTCAAGAAAAGCATTACGCATGTCGGGTATTGCCGTTTTGGGCTTAAAAACGTTTTTTGCAAGGGTTGAGAGCGATTAAGTATTTGAATGAAACGGCCGATCTAGTGTATATTGTAAATTCATAATATTATTCAGGTTACAGGATCTAAAGGCGTAGAAGAAATGGCAGAAAGCGGAATTTATCCAATACTTTTCACCTGTGTGGGCAGGCGGGTTTCGCTGATCGAGCGGTTCAGAGCGTGTGTGCAAGAGTTGGGACAGGAGCCCTGTATTATCGGGGCCGATATGACGCAGATGAGCCCGGCTCTGCAGATGTGCGACAAGAAATTCCTCGTCAGCAGGGTCGACGAATCGCCATATCTTGAAGAACTGCTGAAGATCGTACGCGACAACGGCGTCAGGCTGCTGGTTCCAACGGTTGATCTGGACCTGAGGCTGCTGGCCGAGAACAGGGACCTGTTCGCCAAGGCGGGATGCTTTGTACTGATATCAAAACCCGAGGTGATAGATATCTGCCAGGACAAGCAGAAGACGTACAGGTTTCTGCACGAGAACGGTATCGATACGCCCATGACGTGGAGCAGCGAGGAGGCTCTGGAGGACGACAATGGCCTGGCATTTCCGTGTTTCTTGAAGCCGCGTGACGGATATGCAAGCAGAGGCAGCGGCAAGGTCAACAGCAGGCTCGAACTGGAGGCGTTTACGCACCGGATACCGAACTGCATCGTGCAGGAGTACATTCGCGGCAACGAGTTTACTTGCGATGTGTACATGGATATGAAAGGCAAGGCGCGGTGCGTCGTGCCTCGGATGAGGATAGAGGTTCGCAGCGGCGAGGTTAGCAAGGGGAAAGTGGTCAAGGATCGGCATATCATGGATACGGCCGCGAATGTGGTCGAGAAGCTCGGAGCAGGTCCCGGCGTCATTACACTGCAGTTGATACGAAGTTTTGAGGGCAGAATAGCTGTGATTGAAGTCAATCCCCGTTTCGGCGGAGGTGTTCCGCTGGCGATCAAGGCGGGTGCTGATTTTCCGATGTGGATATTGAAGGAGCTGCGAGGAGAAGAGCCTGAGATAGAGTTCGGCGGATTCAAGGACGGGCTCGTGATGCTCAGGTACGATGCAGAGGTATGGCTGGAGACTTGAAAAAGCTGCGGCCGAGGATGACATTTACAGGAGAATAATATGTTTCTTGACAATGCGATAGGCGATGACAGGCCTTTGAGCTGGGCTGTGCGTTTCTGGCCCGTTCTGGTGTGTGCACTGGTTGCGGGCCTTGCGGCGACATGGCTGTGCAAGAAGGTGGCGATTCGATTCAACATTGTGGATCGGCCCGACGAAACGGTGAAGACGCATAAGGAGCCCGTGGCGTATCTTGGCGGTATCGGCATGATGGTGGGGTTCGTGGTCGGCGTGATCGGAGGCATATGGCTGATACAAGGCGAGGAGTGCTTCAGGACCTGTCTGCGGTGGCTGCTTGGCGTACTGGCTGGCGGAGCGATCGCGTGCTTTACGGGGGTGGTGGACGATCTTTTTGATATCACGCCTAAGAAAAAGCTGTTCGGTCAGTTGATCGCGTCGCTGGGTCTGGTGGCAGCGGGAATACTGCCTGCATGGGAATCGCTGGTGAGCCCGCTGGGT comes from the Anaerohalosphaera lusitana genome and includes:
- a CDS encoding KamA family radical SAM protein, with the protein product MDRKVKYYNDLSRIPQLSDAEKADLQAVADKFVFRTNSYYLSLIDWDDPADPIRRMIIPQNSELEQWGDLDPSNEAAYKIMPGLEHKYDSTALILVSEACDSICRYCFRKRVFMDASDDRIDNVDEMLDYIRTHTEISNVLLTGGDPLTLSTEKLEMIIAELRKIEHIRIIRIGSKLPVFNPYRIIDDPSLAKMVEKYSLPDRKIYVMTHFMHPNELTETAVKGLNILQNAGAIVNNQCPVLRGVNDNPAVLAELWRELSFAGVIPYYAFQCRPALGNRDFTVPIEEAYDIVEQAKARVSGLAKRVRFAMSHSTGKIEIAAKTRDYILFKYHRAQDNTDSSRILVCKRNPNACWLDDYEEVVESFRPADKCWSLKPEETR
- a CDS encoding sugar transferase, whose translation is MYLFVKRAMDIVLTLPAVLIASPVLLVLIVAIRLSSKGPAVFKQERAGKNGKPFTIYKFRTMRLDADPYGPSPKSGRDPRLTGIGIFLREHSLDELPQLINVLKGDMTLVGPRPLYVSQMEEWNETQKRRLLVKPGLTGLAQVSGRGGLTREQKLALDVEYVDNACLSLDLRLIMATFKQVLGRQNIYEKRYSETEQTRNADNEE
- a CDS encoding ATP-grasp domain-containing protein produces the protein MAESGIYPILFTCVGRRVSLIERFRACVQELGQEPCIIGADMTQMSPALQMCDKKFLVSRVDESPYLEELLKIVRDNGVRLLVPTVDLDLRLLAENRDLFAKAGCFVLISKPEVIDICQDKQKTYRFLHENGIDTPMTWSSEEALEDDNGLAFPCFLKPRDGYASRGSGKVNSRLELEAFTHRIPNCIVQEYIRGNEFTCDVYMDMKGKARCVVPRMRIEVRSGEVSKGKVVKDRHIMDTAANVVEKLGAGPGVITLQLIRSFEGRIAVIEVNPRFGGGVPLAIKAGADFPMWILKELRGEEPEIEFGGFKDGLVMLRYDAEVWLET